GATCGTCCGCAAGTTCGGGTACCGTACCTATTTCGGAGATGCGACCCGGCCGGACCTGCTGGCCTCGGCGGGTATCGCACAGGCCAGGCTGCTCGTCGTAGCGCTCGATGAACGGGAGCAGATCGACCGGCTGGTGAAATATGCACTGGCGAACTGCCCGCAGCTTCACGTCACCGCCCGCGCGATCGACCGGAATCACGTTTACGAACTATGGTCCTACGGATGTCGCGACATCATCCGCGAGACTTACGACAGCAGTCTGCGGATGGGACGCTCCGCCTACGAGGCGCTGGGAATGGATCGCCAGCAGGCACAGGCCGCGGCCGATGCGTTCAAAGACATGGATCTCAGTTCCATGCGCGAGGTTGCAGATCTCTACGATCTTGCCATCCCGTACCACCAGAACGAGCCATTGATAGCCAAGGTGCGGGAACTGCGTTCGCAGTGGGATCCGATCCTGCGCGAACAGATGGACCACATCCTGAAGCGATGATCCGGCAGTTTGGCGCGGCAACACCTCAACTCGTCGCCGCTGGTCGGAGCCGAAAGGCAGCTTCGAACATTCAAGGTTCGAGGAGACGAGAAGATGGAATACGAAATTCAAGACGATCCACAAGGCCGCCACGAAACCGAAGAAGGCGACCGGGACGGCGGCATTACCGAAGACCATCGGGCCTTGCGCAACCAGTCATCGGTTCAACCGGGCGACTATCCCGCCGACAAGCGAAAGGCGCAGAGGCTGACCGAGGTCCAGTCGGGCAACGACTAAATGCGGTGGTGGCGGACAGGGTGGGATTCGAACCCACGAAGGGCTTACACCCTTGCCGGTTTTCAAGACCGGTGCATTCGACCGCTCTGCCACCTGTCCGCTCGCCACCCCCGCTAGACGCCGACCGCGCTGCTGTCACGCGGCTTCGTCCTTCTTGGTTCGTACAGTGGGAAAGGAACGATCGGGCCCACCGGTATTTCATCACGCTCACCTACCATTAAGTCCGCATCGGGGAGGAAGGGCTGATGAAACTGATTAGATTACTCGCCGCGGCTTCAGCGATTGCACTTGCTTTGCCTACCGCGCCCGCCGCCGCGCAGGACATGTCGTTCGACAGTTACCTGCAGATACTGATGGCGCGCGCCCGGGCCGAAGGGGTCAGCGAAGCGACCATCTCCCGCATGACAGCGGGATTGACGCCGAGTTCGCGGGTGGTCCAACTCGACAGGGGTCAGCCAGGCGGTTCTTCTTCGGGCAGCGGCTTCCCGCCACTCGCACCGTACATCGCCACCCATGTCGACGATGCCCGGATCAACGGAGGGCGCCGGGTGTTCGCGTCGGCACAGGACGATTTGCGCCGGATCGAACGTGATTACGGCGTTCCTGGCGAAATCCTGACAGCGATATGGGGGCACGAAACCGCTTATGGCGCCGTGCGCGGAGGCTTCGACCTCTCGCAGGCGCTCGCCACTCTCGCATGGGAAGGGCGACGTCGCGATCTTTTTTCGGATGAGTTCGTCGCGTTGATGAAGGTTGCGGACAAGGGTTATTCCCGAAGCGATCTAGTTGGCAGCTGGGCCGGAGCTTTCGGTAATCCGCAATTTCTGCCCAGCGTCTATCTGCGTCTCGCTACAGACGGGGATGGAGACGGGCGGGCCAATATCTTCACCAACCGGGCCGATACGCTTGCCTCGATCGCGAATTATTTCCGCGATGCCGGATGGCGGGCAGGGCAGCCGTGGGGCGTTCGTGCCGCGATACCCAACGGCTTTTCGACCGCACGCTATGCCAGCAAGCTCGATTCGCCGGTGTGCAGCCGTGTCCACGAACGCCACAGCCAGTACAAGACGATCCGCGAATGGCGCGATCTTGGCGTTCAGCCTCAGGTGCCTCTGGCGCCCGACACGCTGGTTTCGCTTTTCCAGCCCGACGGTCCGGGCACTCCGGCCTGGCTGTTAACCACAAATTATCGGGTAATCCTCGAATACAACTGTTCGAATTATTACGCGATGAGTGTGGGACTGCTGGCCGATGAGATTGTCCGATAGACGTAAGGCCGGCTTGCTGGCGATCGGACTGGGATTCACAGCCGCCTCCTGCACGCCGTTTTCCGACCGGGTCGCCAGCAGTCAGAATACTGATGTAAGCGACGCGGCTCAGCCGCCGGCGAACGGTCCGGAAGCAGATTACCCGGTCGTGATCGGAGAGCCGTTCACGATCGACGGCATCACCTACACGCCAAGCGACACGTTGAATTACGACGAGGTCGGCTACGCGACGCTCGACGGAGCGACTGTCACCGGTATCACGGTCGCGCACCGCACGCTTCCCATGCCGAGCTACGTCGAGATCACCAGTCTCGATAGCGGCCGGACGATCCTCGCGCGGGTGGAGCGTCGCGGCCCGATGACGAACACTCGCTTAATCGCGCTGTCACCCGCGGCGCGCGCACAGCTTGGCGCTCTGGAAGGATCGCCCGTCCGGGTCCGGCGCGTGAACCCGCCGGAAGATCAGCGCGCCGAATTGCGGGCAGATTCCGAGGCACCCCTGCGCATGGAAACGCCCGAAGGGCTGCTCATTGTTCTTCGTCAGCAGCTTCCCACGGTGGGCTCGGCTCCGCTCGCAAAAGCTGCCGGAAATCCGACGGAACCGGTTCAGTCGATCGACCCTACCGCAAGCCGGGTCAGTGAAAAACCGTCCGGTTCTGCGGCAGAGGCGACCGTGCCACCCTCGGCACCCCCTGGGCCACCTGCGCCAGCGGCCGCTATCGAGAGGGCGAACGAAGCCGCACCCCCTGCGCCAATTCGCACGGGCGATTGGGTGGTTCAGGCCGGAGCATTTTCTACGAGAACCGCCGCGGATCGGGTCGCGAAGAACATCGACGGCTATGTAGAGCCCGCGGGGCGTCTCTGGCGCGTGCGCAGCGGTCCCTTCCAGACCCGTGGACAGGCCGACGCCGCGCTCGCCAAGGTGCGCGCGACGGGCTATAAGGCAGCGCAGGTCTACTCGATACGATAGGCGGCCGGGCCCTCCCGCCGCACGGGAGCGCAATTGACGAGATTTCAGAAACTGCTGCTGGCCTGCGCGGCCTTCTGCACGATCATTCCCGCGCAGGCAGCCGAACCGATCCGCCCGGCGATTCCCTCGCCGGAAGACGCGCCGATTGCCCTGCTGGTCGATCTTTCGACAGGCCAGACGCTTTTCTCGCGCGACGAGGATCGGCGCTTCATGCCAGCTTCGATCACCAAGGTCATGACGACATTCCTCGCCTTCGAATGGATGGAAGGCGGCCGCCTGTTTCCGCAGCAAGTTTTCACAATCCGCCCCGAAACGCACCGCGAGTGGTACGCGAAGGGCTCCAACATGTTCTTGCCGGCCGACGCGAGGATCACTGCCGACGAGCTCGTCCACGGCATCACCACGGTTTCGGCCAATGATGCCGCGGTCGTGCTCGCCGAAGGAGCAGCCGGGTCTGTCGACGACTGGCTGGCGGCGATGAATGCCAAGGCGCGCGAGATCGGAATGCGCGACAGCCATTTCGGCACCCCGAACGGATGGATGGACGAGGGCCATACGTTCGTGACGGCCCATGATCTCGCCACGCTCGCTCGCGCGATGATTATCCGGCATCCCAGCAAGTATCGCCACTTCGTGGGCGCGGAGGGGCTCGAGTACAACGGCGTCATCCAGCGCAATCACGACCCGATTTCGGGCGTCGTCGAGGGAGCGGACGGGATCAAGACCGGCTTCACCAACCAGGCTGGCTACGGCTTTCTCGGCAGTGCAGAGCGCAACGGACGTCGACTGGTGATGGTGGTCGCCGCCAGCCCGACCTCGCGTGGTCGCAACGATGCGGCGCGGGCCTTCATGGAATGGGGGTTTTCCGCTTTCGATGACCAGGTTCTTTTCAAGACGGAAGAACGGATCGGCACGGCCGACGTGCAGGACGGTGCGCTTCGCCAGGTCGGCCTGGTCGCAAAGGCTCCGGTCAGGGTTGCCCTGCCGCAAGGTACGCAGGCCAAGATCGATCTTGCCATTCGTTACGATGGACCTTTGAAGGCGCCCGTCGCGGAGGGTGCGGAAGTGGCCCGGCTCGTCGTTTCCCTCGATGGCAGACCGATCAATACGATCCCGCTCGTTGCGGAGAGCTCGGTGCTGGAGGCCACAGTGCTCCAGCGGGTGTTCAACGGCATCGCGGGCTGGGTCGGTTGACCAAAGGCCGCTTCATATCGTTCGAGGGCGGTGAGGGGGCAGGCAAGTCGACCCAGGCGCGCCTGCTGGCAGACCATCTTCGAGGGCTCGGCATGAGAGTCGTGCTGACGCGCGAACCAGGTGGCACATCCGGGGCCGAAGCGATCCGGACCCTGTTGCTGCATCCGCCCGAGGAAGACTGGGGAGCCCGCGCCGAGGCGCTGCTGTTCGCCGCTGCGCGGAGCGATCACGTCGAACGCCTGATCCGTCCCGCCCTTGCCCGGGGAGAGTGGGTCATCTGCGATCGCTTCATCGATTCGAGCCGCGCCTATCAGGGCATTGCGGGTAATCTGGGCGATGCGATGATCTGCAAACTGCACGATCTCGGGAGCGAAGGTCTTCGTCCGGACCGGACGATCGTTCTGTCCGCCTCGGAGAGCGAAGTGTTCAAGAGACTGGAACGCCGCGATCAGGGTGTCGCCGATGCGATCGGGGGGCGGGACGCGGGCTATCATGCCAAGGTCGACCTAGCGTTCCGAAGGTTTGCGGAAGAGGAGCCGAACCGCTTCGCCATGGTCGAGAGCGACGGTCCGGTCGAGGCGATCCATCGCAAGGTTCTCGAGCTTCTGCGACCCATACTGGAACGCGCGCAATGACTCTGATTGGACACGAGGCCCCGCGCTCCGCCTGGCAGTCCGCTCTTTCGAGCGAACGAATGCATCATGCATGGCTGCTGGCGGGCAAGGCTGGGCTCGGCAAGATGCGGTTCGCGCTCGAAGCGGCGCGCGAACTGGTCGGCGCGGCGACATCGCAAGCCGAGCATCCAGACATCGTCCTGCTGACCTACGGTGCAAAGGACGACAAGGAAGACCGCAAGCGGGCCGACGGCAAGCCCTTCGAACTCGCGCGCAGCATCCGGATCGATCAGGTCCGCGCGATGCAACGGAAACTGAACACACGACCCTCCATGGGCGAGCGACGCGCCGTCATCATCGATCCGGCGGACGACATGGAACGTAACGCGGCAAACGCGCTGCTCAAGAGTCTGGAGGAACCTCCGGTAGGGACGACCTTCCTCCTCGTCAGCCATCGTCCCGCCAAGCTCCTGCCGACCATCCGATCGCGCTGCCGGTTGCTGCGCTTTCCGGCTCTGGCAGACAGCCAGGTCGAAGCTCTGCTCGCCGAGAAAGCACCGTCCGTCGATGTCGAAGCACGCTGGGCGGCGGTGCGCGCCGGTGCCGGATCGCCGGGGGCTGCGCTCGCCTTCATCGATCAGGATCTCGGTCCGCTCGCCAGTCTGATAGGGCAGATATTGCGCGAAGGCGATCCGTCCTTCGTACTCCGTGGCAAGCTGGCCGGGGCGATCGGAAGCCGGCCCGACCGCGAACGGCTGCGTGCCACGCTCGAACTCGCGCGGGCCGCCTTGGCGGACGATATCGAGCAGTGTCCGCGCACCGCTCTGCCCGAACGGATTGCCGCGCATGACGCTCTCGTTCGTCTCACCGGGGAAATGCCGACGTATAATTACGATCCCGGCCTCATGGTGATGGAAGTGGGCACCTTGCTTGCGCGCGCCGGCGCCGCTAGCGAACGCGCCGATGGCTGACCCTTTCTATATAACCACTGCGATCAATTATCCCAACGGCCCGCCGCATATCGGCCACGCCTATGAGGCGATCGCCGCCGACGTGATCGCTCGCTTTCAACGCCTGCGAGGGCGCGAGGTCCGCTTTCAGACCGGTACCGACGAGCACGGGCTCAAGATGGCCCGCAAGGCGGAAGAGCAGGGCCGCAGTCCGCGCGAACTGGCCGACGAGATGTCGGATCGGTTTCGCGTCATGGACGAGGCGCTCGGCATAACGTTCGACCGCTTTATCCGCACGGTGGACGAGGACCACCACCGGGCAAGCCAAGCCATCTGGCGGGCGATGAAGGCCAATGGCGATCTCTATCTCGACCGGTACGAGGGCTGGTACTCGATCCGCGACGAAGCCTATTACGACGAAGCAGAACTGGTCGAAGGGGAGGGGGGCGCCAGGCTTTCTCCCCAAGGAACACCAGTGGAGTGGACGGTGGAGGAGAGCTGGTTCTTCCGGCTTTCGAACTACCAAAACAAGCTGCTGGAATTGCTTCGCAAGCCCGGTTTCCTGGAGCCCGAGAGCCGGCGGAACGAGATGATTTCCTTCGTTTCCGGCGGGCTTCGCGATCTTTCGGTCAGCCGCACGAGCTTCGACTGGGGGGTGAAGGTTCCGGGAAGCGAGGATCATGTGATGTATGTCTGGGTGGATGCCCTGACCAATTACATCACCGGCCTCGGCTATCCGGACGAGACGGAAAACTGGCGTAAGTTCTGGCCGGCCGACCTCCATCTGATCGGCAAGGATATCGTCCGCTTCCATACAATCTACTGGCCCGCTTTTCTGATGAGCGCCGGACTGCCGGTGCCATCCAAGGTTTTCGGCCACGGGTTCATCCTGAATCGGGGCGAAAAGGAATCGAAGTCGCTTGGCAACGTCACCGATCCCATGATGCTCGCGGATACCTTCGGCGTCGACAATCTGCGTTACTTCCTGATGCGTGAGGTCGCGTTCGGACAGGATGGCAGCTATTCGCCCGAAGCGATTGTAAATCGGTGCAATTCCGAACTGGCGAACAGCTTCGGTAATCTTGCCCAGCGAACGCTTTCGATGATCTCGAAGAACATGGACGGGGTGATCGAATCTTTCGAGACGCAGGATGCCGACAAGGCACTGCTTTTCCAAGTTCGCCACGCCTGTGCCGAGCATCTGCCGCGCGAGTTCGAAGCCTTATCCTTTAGCCAGGGTATCGAAGCGTGGATGCAAGCCGTTTGGGCCTGCAACGCCTATGTTGACGACCAGGCCCCCTGGGCGCTGCGCAAGACCGACGCAAACCGGATGAAGGCGGTGCTGCTGACCTTGTTCGTCGCCCTTCGGGACCTTGCAATCGCCATTCAGCCCGTGATCCCGGGAAAAGCCTCTGCCGTCCTCGACCAGCTCGGCGTGCCTGTGGATCGTCGCGCATTTGGCGATCTCGTCGATGACAGCTGGTTCGACACCTTGGCAAAGGCGGGGCACCAGATCGACAAACCGAACCCGATCTTCCCGCGTCTCGAACTTCCCGAGCCGGAGCCAGTGTGATGCTCGTGGATAGCCACTGCCACCTCGAATACGAGGGCCTTGTCGAGGACCAGGGAGCGGTCCTCGACCGTGCGCGCGAAGCGGGGGTGAGGGCGATGCTCAACATTTCCACCCGGCGTTCCGAATGGGAACGAGTGAAGGCGACTGCGGCCCGCGAGTCCGATGTCTTTGCCAGCGTCGGCATCCACCCCCATAACGCCGACGAGCATACTGACCTGTCCGAGGAGGAACTTCTCGCCGCCACCGATCATCCACGCGTAATCGGGATCGGCGAAACCGGGCTCGACTATTATTACGACCATTCCGACCGTGAGATGCAAAAGCGTCTGTTCCGCCGTCACATTGCCGTTTCGCGCAGGACCAGCCTGCCGCTGATTATTCACACGCGAGATGCCGAAAGCGACACGCTTGCGATCCTGACCGAGGAAATGGCAAGGGGGCCTTTTCCCGCGCTCATCCACTGTTTCACCGCTTCGGAGGAGTTCGGCAAGGCGGTGCTGGAGTTGGGGCTTTCTATCTCGCTATCGGGAATTGTCACCTTCAAGAGCGCAAGGGAATTACAGACTTTTGCGAAAATGGTCCCGTCGGACCGGTTGCTGGTCGAAACCGACAGCCCGTTTCTGGCACCGGTGCCGCATCGCGGACGGCCCTGCGAGCCGGCTTTCGTCAAAGACACCGCTAGCTTCGTGGCGGAGCTCCGCGGCATCAGTCTCGAGGAGCTGGCAGAAACCACAACCAGGAACTTCTACGCGCTGTTCCGGAAAGCGGCATGAAGCTCCTCATGCTCGGGTCAGGTACCTCGACGGGTGTACCGCGTATCGGCGACGACTGGGGCGACTGCGATCCGAATGAACCTCGTAATCGGCGTACCCGGGTGTCGATCCTGGTCGAGAACGATAGCGGCCAACGGGTTCTGATCGACACCTCCACCGATCTGCGCCACCAATTGCTCGCGAACGGGATCGACAAGATTGACACCGTTCTGTGGACCCATGACCACGCCGACCATTGCCATGGCATCGATGACCTTCGGGTGATGCGTTATGGCCGTAGCAACGCGCTTCCGGGATTTGCGAGCGCATCTACGGTATCGCGTCTAAGGCGCCGGTTTGATTATGTTTTCGCAGGCCAGAATGGCTATCCGACCTTGATAGAGTTGAAGGAAATCGACACTATCCGCATGGCGGCAGGGTTCGGTATCGACAGTGTGGAAATGCCTCACGGCCCTGCGGTATCGACCGGCTACCGGCTGGATGCCGACGGCAGGAGCTTGGTCTACGCGACGGATTTCAGTCAGATTACGCCGGATATGGTCGACTGCTTCA
The genomic region above belongs to Qipengyuania spongiae and contains:
- a CDS encoding SPOR domain-containing protein, encoding MSDRRKAGLLAIGLGFTAASCTPFSDRVASSQNTDVSDAAQPPANGPEADYPVVIGEPFTIDGITYTPSDTLNYDEVGYATLDGATVTGITVAHRTLPMPSYVEITSLDSGRTILARVERRGPMTNTRLIALSPAARAQLGALEGSPVRVRRVNPPEDQRAELRADSEAPLRMETPEGLLIVLRQQLPTVGSAPLAKAAGNPTEPVQSIDPTASRVSEKPSGSAAEATVPPSAPPGPPAPAAAIERANEAAPPAPIRTGDWVVQAGAFSTRTAADRVAKNIDGYVEPAGRLWRVRSGPFQTRGQADAALAKVRATGYKAAQVYSIR
- a CDS encoding MBL fold metallo-hydrolase, with amino-acid sequence MKLLMLGSGTSTGVPRIGDDWGDCDPNEPRNRRTRVSILVENDSGQRVLIDTSTDLRHQLLANGIDKIDTVLWTHDHADHCHGIDDLRVMRYGRSNALPGFASASTVSRLRRRFDYVFAGQNGYPTLIELKEIDTIRMAAGFGIDSVEMPHGPAVSTGYRLDADGRSLVYATDFSQITPDMVDCFMGPDLLICDCLRRDPHPTHAHLAMAIDLGRRCKAGRVVLTHLDKSMDYASLAAEVPANVTVGYDGLEIVL
- a CDS encoding lytic murein transglycosylase, whose amino-acid sequence is MKLIRLLAAASAIALALPTAPAAAQDMSFDSYLQILMARARAEGVSEATISRMTAGLTPSSRVVQLDRGQPGGSSSGSGFPPLAPYIATHVDDARINGGRRVFASAQDDLRRIERDYGVPGEILTAIWGHETAYGAVRGGFDLSQALATLAWEGRRRDLFSDEFVALMKVADKGYSRSDLVGSWAGAFGNPQFLPSVYLRLATDGDGDGRANIFTNRADTLASIANYFRDAGWRAGQPWGVRAAIPNGFSTARYASKLDSPVCSRVHERHSQYKTIREWRDLGVQPQVPLAPDTLVSLFQPDGPGTPAWLLTTNYRVILEYNCSNYYAMSVGLLADEIVR
- the tmk gene encoding dTMP kinase, which translates into the protein MTKGRFISFEGGEGAGKSTQARLLADHLRGLGMRVVLTREPGGTSGAEAIRTLLLHPPEEDWGARAEALLFAAARSDHVERLIRPALARGEWVICDRFIDSSRAYQGIAGNLGDAMICKLHDLGSEGLRPDRTIVLSASESEVFKRLERRDQGVADAIGGRDAGYHAKVDLAFRRFAEEEPNRFAMVESDGPVEAIHRKVLELLRPILERAQ
- a CDS encoding TatD family hydrolase → MLVDSHCHLEYEGLVEDQGAVLDRAREAGVRAMLNISTRRSEWERVKATAARESDVFASVGIHPHNADEHTDLSEEELLAATDHPRVIGIGETGLDYYYDHSDREMQKRLFRRHIAVSRRTSLPLIIHTRDAESDTLAILTEEMARGPFPALIHCFTASEEFGKAVLELGLSISLSGIVTFKSARELQTFAKMVPSDRLLVETDSPFLAPVPHRGRPCEPAFVKDTASFVAELRGISLEELAETTTRNFYALFRKAA
- a CDS encoding DNA polymerase III subunit delta' — its product is MTLIGHEAPRSAWQSALSSERMHHAWLLAGKAGLGKMRFALEAARELVGAATSQAEHPDIVLLTYGAKDDKEDRKRADGKPFELARSIRIDQVRAMQRKLNTRPSMGERRAVIIDPADDMERNAANALLKSLEEPPVGTTFLLVSHRPAKLLPTIRSRCRLLRFPALADSQVEALLAEKAPSVDVEARWAAVRAGAGSPGAALAFIDQDLGPLASLIGQILREGDPSFVLRGKLAGAIGSRPDRERLRATLELARAALADDIEQCPRTALPERIAAHDALVRLTGEMPTYNYDPGLMVMEVGTLLARAGAASERADG
- the metG gene encoding methionine--tRNA ligase, with protein sequence MADPFYITTAINYPNGPPHIGHAYEAIAADVIARFQRLRGREVRFQTGTDEHGLKMARKAEEQGRSPRELADEMSDRFRVMDEALGITFDRFIRTVDEDHHRASQAIWRAMKANGDLYLDRYEGWYSIRDEAYYDEAELVEGEGGARLSPQGTPVEWTVEESWFFRLSNYQNKLLELLRKPGFLEPESRRNEMISFVSGGLRDLSVSRTSFDWGVKVPGSEDHVMYVWVDALTNYITGLGYPDETENWRKFWPADLHLIGKDIVRFHTIYWPAFLMSAGLPVPSKVFGHGFILNRGEKESKSLGNVTDPMMLADTFGVDNLRYFLMREVAFGQDGSYSPEAIVNRCNSELANSFGNLAQRTLSMISKNMDGVIESFETQDADKALLFQVRHACAEHLPREFEALSFSQGIEAWMQAVWACNAYVDDQAPWALRKTDANRMKAVLLTLFVALRDLAIAIQPVIPGKASAVLDQLGVPVDRRAFGDLVDDSWFDTLAKAGHQIDKPNPIFPRLELPEPEPV
- a CDS encoding D-alanyl-D-alanine carboxypeptidase family protein, whose amino-acid sequence is MTRFQKLLLACAAFCTIIPAQAAEPIRPAIPSPEDAPIALLVDLSTGQTLFSRDEDRRFMPASITKVMTTFLAFEWMEGGRLFPQQVFTIRPETHREWYAKGSNMFLPADARITADELVHGITTVSANDAAVVLAEGAAGSVDDWLAAMNAKAREIGMRDSHFGTPNGWMDEGHTFVTAHDLATLARAMIIRHPSKYRHFVGAEGLEYNGVIQRNHDPISGVVEGADGIKTGFTNQAGYGFLGSAERNGRRLVMVVAASPTSRGRNDAARAFMEWGFSAFDDQVLFKTEERIGTADVQDGALRQVGLVAKAPVRVALPQGTQAKIDLAIRYDGPLKAPVAEGAEVARLVVSLDGRPINTIPLVAESSVLEATVLQRVFNGIAGWVG